CCGGATCGTATTTCCGTAAAGTATGAAGGCCGCGAATTAGTCAGAGATCCGAGTCGTACGACTTTGGTGTATGATTGGTCGGGTGGATATTTAAGAAGGGAAACGAATTGGTATTGGGCCGCTTTCTCTTCTGTTCTTCCGAATCGGACTAAGATAGGCGCAAATTTTGCAGCGTTAGTGAATGAGAGCTTCTTTCCGGAGAATGCGTATTGGATCGATTCGAATCGCCAAAGGATAAGTCGTTGTATATTCGATTTTTCTCAAAAAGATCCCTACAAGCCTTGGAGGCTTTGGGACGAAGAGGGAAGGATGCGCTTAGAGTTCGAACCTAAGGGCGAACGAAGAGAGAAAATGAATTTAATCTGGACTAAATTATATTTTCGTCAATTTGTAGGAAAGTTCTCGGGAAGTTTCCGTCCAGAGAACGGACAAGAAGTCCAGTTCAAAGATGTTTGGGGATTTACCGAGTTTCATAGGTCCCTCTGGTAGTTTTTTCGTTTTGAAATCCGAGTCGGCGCGTCGTAATATATCCATAGATCTTTTAAGAGGCCTTACTGTCGCCGGGATGATTCTTGTGAATAATCCTGGGACATGGTCCAATATGTATTGGCCTCTCAAACATGCTAAATGGAATGGATGCACTCCTACTGATCTAGTATTTCCGTTCTTCTTATTCGTTGTAGGCGCAGCAATCCCATTTTCTGTCCGCAATGGTTTACAAGTATTTCCTAAAATACTAAAGCGTTCTTTGATCCTGATCGGGCTTGGCCTTTTTCTGAACATATTTGGAGAATGGAGTTTTGCAGAGTTAAGATTTCCAGGAGTTCTGCAAAGGATAGGATTTACATACTTCTTCTGCGCTTTAATCTATACCGAAAAGAATCTAAAGTTCAGAATATTTATCTTTTCGGTTCTGTTGATCGGCTATTGGATCTTACTTGGATTCTTGCCTCCGCCAGGAGCCGATCTTCCTACTATGACGGAAGGGAAGGACTGGGGAGCTTGGTTGGACAGAACCGTTTTCGGAGAAAAGCATCTTTGGAAATTCGGCAAGGTCTGGGATCCAGAAGGCCTTCTCACTTCTATCAGTGCATTTGGCTCCGTCTTAGCAGGGATCTTTACGGGAGAATTCCTGAAGAAAGAACTGGAGATTGGAAAGTCCGGCTTTCAGATTCCTCTCCATCTTCTTTTCTTAGGAATCGGATTCTTATTGCTTGGAGGAATTTGGGATCTTTGGTTTCCGATCAATAAAAGTCTCTGGACTAGCAGCTACACTCTTTGGACCGCGGGTTGGGCCGTTCTATTCTTATCTCTTTTTTCTTTATTAGAAAATCAGGATACATTCTTGTTTCGTTCTCTTCAGGCGTTGCTTTTGCCTTTTGGTAGGAATGCGCTTTTGGTATTCTTTGGATCCGGAATGTATGCGAGATCTCTGAATATTATCTCGGTCCATTTTGCCGATGGAAAGAAGACCTCACTTAAGAATTATATATACGTAGAATATTATAAAAGCTGGATCGAGAGTCCGGAACTAAGTTCTTTCGCATATACCATCACAGTGATTTTGCTTTGGTTCTTTATCCTGTATTTCTTAGATAAGAAAAAGATTTATTGGAAGATCTAAGTCTCTGCTTATACGATCAGATGTTTGGCCGAGGCGAGAGAGCCAATGTGTGCACTTTTGCTCTATAAAATGAAAAACGCCGCTTCTCCGAAGAAAAACGGCGTCTTCTGATCTCAGGATCTTAAGAATTAGATTCTTTCGATTACGGTAGCGATTCCCATTCCCCCGCCAATGCAGAGAGTGATGAGAGCGTAACGTTGGTTTCTTCTTTCTAATTCATCTAGAGCGGTTCCGAGTAGGATTGCTCCAGTTGCTCCGAGAGGGTGTCCGAGAGCGATAGAGCCCCCGTTCACATTGATCTTCTCAAGAGGGATCCCGAGAGTTTTTTGGGTATAAAGAACAACCGATGCAAATGCCTCGTTGATCTCCCAAAGGTCGATATCTTCTACCTTCAGTCCCGCCATTTGCAAAGCCTTTTTGGAAGCAGAAACAGGGCCAGTCAACATGATGGTTGGATCCTCGCCGGTTGCAACAGTAGAAAGGATCTTTGCTCT
Above is a window of Leptospira semungkisensis DNA encoding:
- a CDS encoding acyltransferase family protein, producing MFGDLPSFIGPSGSFFVLKSESARRNISIDLLRGLTVAGMILVNNPGTWSNMYWPLKHAKWNGCTPTDLVFPFFLFVVGAAIPFSVRNGLQVFPKILKRSLILIGLGLFLNIFGEWSFAELRFPGVLQRIGFTYFFCALIYTEKNLKFRIFIFSVLLIGYWILLGFLPPPGADLPTMTEGKDWGAWLDRTVFGEKHLWKFGKVWDPEGLLTSISAFGSVLAGIFTGEFLKKELEIGKSGFQIPLHLLFLGIGFLLLGGIWDLWFPINKSLWTSSYTLWTAGWAVLFLSLFSLLENQDTFLFRSLQALLLPFGRNALLVFFGSGMYARSLNIISVHFADGKKTSLKNYIYVEYYKSWIESPELSSFAYTITVILLWFFILYFLDKKKIYWKI